One Nocardioides aromaticivorans genomic window carries:
- a CDS encoding patatin-like phospholipase family protein, with protein sequence MGRALVIGCGGTLGFAWTAAVLAELERQGWDPRTADVLVGTSAGAELVAMLGSGIRASAIDAATDRKVAAHLSSPGAPGRLPGLPRPWLPGLGLTRAALTRRVDVLAGLAGLLPRGGGDPHWLVELGDALATRDGWTRHPATWLVAADAATGGRIALGHPDAPRATLGEAIAASWAIPGWFPPVTIDGHRLLDGGAVSPTSADLLLSEIAAGRIDEVVVVAPMSSHGGAPAKGAARLERLLRHPMTRRVDREVALLRAAGARVSRIEPTRADLDAMGPNFMDAARLDDVRATARTNAPSLVTRRLKTLELTR encoded by the coding sequence GTGGGACGCGCACTGGTGATCGGGTGCGGCGGCACCCTGGGCTTCGCCTGGACGGCCGCCGTCCTCGCCGAGCTCGAGCGGCAGGGCTGGGACCCGCGCACGGCCGACGTGCTCGTCGGTACGTCGGCGGGGGCCGAGTTGGTCGCGATGCTGGGCTCGGGCATCCGGGCGTCCGCGATCGACGCCGCGACGGACCGGAAGGTCGCCGCGCACCTCTCCTCCCCCGGCGCCCCCGGAAGGCTGCCCGGCCTGCCGCGCCCCTGGCTGCCTGGCCTCGGCCTGACCCGTGCCGCCCTCACCCGCCGCGTCGACGTGCTCGCCGGGCTCGCCGGCCTCCTCCCGCGCGGCGGCGGCGACCCGCACTGGCTGGTGGAGCTGGGGGACGCGCTCGCCACCCGCGACGGCTGGACCAGGCACCCGGCGACCTGGCTGGTCGCGGCCGACGCCGCCACGGGTGGGCGGATCGCGCTCGGCCACCCCGACGCACCGCGGGCCACCCTCGGCGAGGCGATCGCCGCGTCGTGGGCGATCCCGGGCTGGTTCCCGCCGGTCACGATCGACGGGCACCGGCTGCTCGACGGGGGCGCGGTCTCCCCCACCTCCGCGGACCTGCTGCTTTCCGAGATCGCCGCCGGGCGGATCGACGAGGTCGTGGTCGTCGCCCCGATGTCGAGCCACGGCGGCGCTCCGGCGAAGGGTGCCGCCCGGCTCGAGCGCCTCCTGCGCCACCCGATGACCCGCCGCGTCGACCGCGAGGTCGCGCTCCTCCGCGCCGCCGGCGCCCGGGTCTCCCGCATCGAGCCCACCCGCGCGGACCTCGACGCGATGGGCCCCAACTTCATGGACGCCGCCCGCCTCGACGACGTGCGCGCGACCGCCCGCACCAACGCCCCGTCCCTCGTCACCCGACGCCTGAAGACCCTGGAGCTGACCCGATGA
- a CDS encoding methionine ABC transporter permease — protein sequence MIALLGTPWSDVPDLMLPALGETFRMVGLVMAIVVLVGGPLGLLIFNTSPLGLFPNRAVHVSISWVANLGRSLPFLVLMAAVIPVTKLVFGTTIGFQAALIPMSIAGIAFFARLTENAVREVPRELLDVGLAGGSSKRQIVTSIQLREALPGLAAGLTLNVIAMIEYSAIAGAIGSGGVGYLAVNYGYRRFDDNIMIACIVLLIALVQLIQFSGDRVVRALTH from the coding sequence ATGATCGCGCTGCTCGGCACGCCCTGGTCCGACGTACCGGACCTGATGCTTCCCGCCCTGGGCGAGACCTTCCGCATGGTCGGCCTCGTGATGGCGATCGTGGTGCTGGTCGGCGGCCCGCTCGGCCTGCTGATCTTCAACACCTCGCCGCTCGGGCTCTTCCCCAACCGCGCCGTGCACGTGTCGATCAGCTGGGTGGCCAACCTCGGGCGGTCGCTGCCCTTCCTCGTCCTGATGGCCGCCGTGATCCCGGTGACCAAGCTGGTCTTCGGCACCACCATCGGCTTCCAGGCCGCGCTGATCCCGATGTCGATCGCCGGCATCGCCTTCTTCGCGCGGCTGACCGAGAACGCCGTGCGCGAGGTGCCGCGCGAGCTGCTCGACGTCGGCCTCGCCGGCGGCAGCAGCAAGCGGCAGATCGTCACCTCGATCCAGCTGCGCGAGGCGCTTCCCGGGCTCGCGGCCGGCCTGACCCTCAACGTGATCGCGATGATCGAGTACTCCGCGATCGCGGGAGCCATCGGCTCCGGCGGCGTCGGCTACCTGGCCGTCAACTACGGCTACCGGCGCTTCGACGACAACATCATGATCGCCTGCATCGTGCTGCTGATCGCTCTCGTCCAGCTCATCCAGTTCTCCGGTGACCGGGTCGTCCGGGCGCTGACCCACTGA
- a CDS encoding MFS transporter, producing MSDRSTPPTPMRRVAFASCAGTTIEFYDFFIYGTAAALVFPTVFFPALGDSAASVASFATFAVAFIARPVGAIGFGHFGDRLGRKKTLISTLLLMGAATVAIGLLPSADTIGVAAPILLVALRFLQGLAVGGEWAGATLLAAEYAPPNKRGLYAAFPQLGPAIAFALSSGTFLLINRAVGETSPAFVEWGWRVPFVASALLVLVGLYVRLKVEETPMFRETTKTRASTQGPLAASLKHQWREILLGGGSLAMLFAFFYIGTAFLTSYGTTVIGLSRATVLTMGVVGAVVFGALITLSAVYSDRFGRRKVVLASCLVAIPWGFALFPILDKGTGTAFAIGLFGTLAIFAVSYGPAGAMLPEMFRTEYRYTGAGMAYNLAGVIGGGTAPYLASDFVEAGNTNAVGWMLAAFGALSVVCVLLMAETRHRAMHAAPGTGTHVEEDVVPV from the coding sequence ATGTCCGACCGTTCGACACCCCCGACCCCGATGCGCCGCGTCGCCTTCGCGAGCTGCGCCGGTACCACCATCGAGTTCTACGACTTCTTCATCTACGGCACCGCCGCGGCGCTGGTGTTCCCGACGGTGTTCTTCCCCGCACTGGGCGACTCCGCGGCGAGCGTGGCGTCCTTCGCCACCTTCGCCGTGGCGTTCATCGCCCGGCCGGTGGGCGCGATCGGCTTCGGCCACTTCGGCGACCGGCTGGGCCGCAAGAAGACGCTGATCAGCACCCTGCTGCTGATGGGCGCCGCCACCGTCGCCATCGGACTTCTGCCGAGCGCCGACACGATCGGCGTCGCCGCGCCGATCCTGCTCGTGGCGCTGCGCTTCCTCCAGGGCCTCGCCGTCGGTGGGGAGTGGGCGGGCGCGACTCTGCTCGCCGCGGAGTACGCACCGCCGAACAAGCGCGGCCTGTACGCCGCCTTCCCGCAGCTCGGCCCGGCCATCGCCTTCGCCCTCTCCAGCGGCACCTTCCTGCTCATCAACCGCGCCGTCGGCGAGACCAGCCCGGCGTTCGTCGAGTGGGGCTGGCGGGTCCCGTTCGTGGCGAGCGCGCTGCTCGTCCTGGTCGGCCTCTACGTCCGGCTGAAGGTCGAGGAGACCCCGATGTTCCGGGAGACCACGAAGACCCGGGCCAGCACGCAGGGCCCGCTCGCGGCGTCGTTGAAGCACCAGTGGCGGGAGATCCTGCTCGGCGGTGGGTCGCTGGCGATGCTCTTCGCCTTCTTCTACATCGGCACCGCGTTCCTGACCTCCTACGGCACCACCGTGATCGGCCTGTCCCGCGCCACCGTGCTCACGATGGGTGTCGTCGGCGCCGTCGTCTTCGGCGCACTGATCACGCTGTCGGCCGTCTACAGCGACCGCTTCGGCCGTCGCAAGGTCGTCCTCGCGTCCTGCCTGGTCGCCATCCCGTGGGGCTTCGCGCTCTTCCCGATCCTCGACAAGGGCACCGGCACGGCCTTCGCCATCGGCCTGTTCGGCACGCTCGCGATCTTCGCCGTCTCCTACGGCCCGGCGGGCGCGATGCTGCCGGAGATGTTCCGCACGGAGTACCGCTACACCGGCGCGGGCATGGCCTACAACCTCGCCGGCGTCATCGGAGGCGGTACGGCGCCGTACCTCGCCTCGGACTTCGTCGAGGCCGGCAACACCAACGCCGTCGGCTGGATGCTGGCCGCGTTCGGCGCGCTCAGCGTGGTCTGCGTGCTGCTGATGGCCGAGACCCGGCACCGCGCGATGCACGCGGCGCCGGGCACCGGCACGCACGTCGAGGAGGACGTCGTCCCCGTCTGA
- a CDS encoding flavin-containing monooxygenase, which produces MTTHIHDAVIVGAGFGGMGAAIQLKRLGYDDLVILEREDDLGGTWHVNRYPGLAVDIPSSTYSYSFEPNPHWTRLFAPGPELKAYAVHVADKYDLRRHMRFDTVVEGARWDEETSTWRVSLEGGESVVGRFLLTATGFLSQPKLPDIPGVEDFAGTVMHTTRWDDGIDLQGKRIGIIGTGATAVQLIPELAKVADHLTVYQRTPIYVSPKMDGPVPGVVRGAFAKVPLTQKATRLVGTSILELLMVAGVLHFRDLPAANQIGKRVCEAHLRRQVKDPELRAKLTPDYDFGCKRPTFSNTYFPTFTKPHVDLETTTIDHVDAAGIVTADGNRADLDVLVLATGFNLWDTNFPAIEVIGREGRDLGKWWRETRFQAYEGIAVPKFPNFFSLNSPYSYSGLSYFTTIETQMAHMERLLKAMAKRGADVVEVTEEANDAFLERMTGLLGNSVFSAGSCSTARSYYFNQHGEAVLLRPTSTLSAHREAVRFPLDDYEYRTA; this is translated from the coding sequence ATGACCACCCACATCCACGACGCCGTCATCGTCGGCGCCGGCTTCGGCGGCATGGGTGCCGCGATCCAGCTCAAGCGCCTCGGGTACGACGACCTGGTGATCCTCGAGCGCGAGGACGACCTCGGCGGCACCTGGCACGTCAACCGCTACCCCGGTCTCGCCGTCGACATCCCGAGCTCGACCTACTCCTACTCCTTCGAGCCGAACCCGCACTGGACGCGGCTGTTCGCGCCCGGGCCGGAGCTCAAGGCCTACGCGGTGCACGTGGCCGACAAGTACGACCTGCGCCGCCACATGCGCTTCGACACCGTCGTCGAGGGCGCGCGCTGGGACGAGGAGACGTCGACCTGGCGCGTCTCCCTCGAGGGCGGCGAGAGCGTCGTCGGCCGCTTCCTGCTGACCGCGACCGGCTTCCTCTCCCAGCCGAAGCTGCCCGACATCCCGGGGGTCGAGGACTTCGCCGGGACGGTCATGCACACGACCCGCTGGGACGACGGCATCGACCTGCAGGGCAAGCGGATCGGCATCATCGGCACGGGCGCGACCGCCGTGCAGCTGATCCCCGAGCTGGCGAAGGTGGCCGACCACCTCACCGTCTACCAGCGCACGCCGATCTACGTGAGCCCCAAGATGGACGGCCCGGTGCCCGGCGTCGTGCGCGGGGCGTTCGCGAAGGTGCCGCTGACCCAGAAGGCCACCCGCCTGGTCGGCACGTCGATCCTCGAGCTGCTGATGGTCGCCGGCGTCCTGCACTTCCGCGACCTCCCGGCGGCCAACCAGATCGGCAAGCGGGTCTGCGAGGCGCACCTGCGCCGCCAGGTCAAGGACCCGGAGCTGCGGGCGAAGCTGACGCCGGACTACGACTTCGGGTGCAAGCGCCCGACCTTCAGCAACACCTACTTCCCGACCTTCACCAAGCCGCACGTCGACCTGGAGACGACCACGATCGACCACGTCGACGCGGCGGGGATCGTGACCGCGGACGGCAACCGGGCCGACCTCGACGTCCTGGTGCTCGCCACGGGCTTCAACCTGTGGGACACCAACTTCCCGGCCATCGAGGTGATCGGCCGCGAGGGCCGCGACCTCGGCAAGTGGTGGCGCGAGACCCGGTTCCAGGCCTACGAGGGCATCGCGGTGCCGAAGTTCCCGAACTTCTTCTCGCTCAACAGTCCCTACTCCTACTCGGGCCTGTCCTACTTCACGACCATCGAGACCCAGATGGCCCACATGGAGCGGCTGCTCAAGGCGATGGCGAAGCGTGGCGCCGACGTCGTCGAGGTCACCGAGGAGGCCAACGACGCCTTCCTGGAGCGGATGACCGGCCTGCTCGGGAACTCGGTGTTCTCCGCCGGGAGCTGCTCGACCGCGCGGAGCTACTACTTCAACCAGCACGGCGAAGCCGTGCTGCTTCGACCGACGTCGACGCTGTCGGCACACCGCGAGGCGGTGCGGTTCCCGCTGGACGACTACGAGTACCGCACCGCCTGA
- a CDS encoding TetR/AcrR family transcriptional regulator yields the protein MTTVDPGLSRLERRKAETRREIIDAAFACFAEQGYHATGIADIAARLGIGHGTFYRYFENKRDIVEHVIDDLIARIVETLGAENAPDAVDTLEGYREQSARIGEALARIFAEDPRVPQLLIAAAGIDDAMRDKMLDLFELTTPLTAAYLEHGVQVGYLRADLDVEPTAQAINGMILGSVLAALRDPTPERQARLSAAIRAVMYDGIAAR from the coding sequence ATGACGACGGTGGACCCGGGACTCTCGAGGCTGGAGCGGCGCAAGGCCGAGACGCGCCGCGAGATCATCGACGCCGCCTTCGCCTGCTTCGCCGAGCAGGGCTACCACGCGACCGGCATCGCCGACATCGCCGCGCGCCTGGGCATCGGCCACGGGACCTTCTACCGCTACTTCGAGAACAAGCGCGACATCGTCGAGCACGTCATCGACGACCTGATCGCGCGCATCGTCGAGACCCTCGGCGCGGAGAACGCCCCCGACGCCGTCGACACCCTCGAGGGCTACCGGGAGCAGAGTGCGCGGATCGGCGAGGCGCTCGCCCGGATCTTCGCCGAGGACCCGCGCGTGCCCCAGCTGCTGATCGCCGCCGCCGGCATCGACGACGCGATGCGCGACAAGATGCTCGACCTGTTCGAGCTCACGACCCCGCTCACCGCTGCCTACCTGGAGCACGGCGTGCAGGTCGGCTACCTCCGCGCGGACCTCGACGTCGAGCCGACCGCCCAGGCCATCAACGGCATGATCCTCGGCTCCGTCCTCGCGGCGCTGCGCGACCCGACGCCCGAGCGCCAGGCGCGGCTGAGTGCCGCCATCCGCGCCGTCATGTACGACGGCATCGCGGCTCGCTGA
- a CDS encoding SDR family oxidoreductase, with amino-acid sequence MTRPARIDLDGAHVVITGGARGIGRATAEAFLARGARVSVGDLDLAAATRTAEETGASAHQVDVADAASYDAFVDAAEAEHGPVDVLVNNAGVMPSGAFLEQTPATDRLTMEVNVQGVLNGMRRVLPGMVERRRGHVVNIASLAGKFPVPGLAVYNASKFAVVGLTAATRLEMAPHGVTLTAILPSAVDTDLASGFDMKPIPKVKPGDIADAVVDSVRNRAAEIAVPRYVGALAAGTHLVPVPVMDRVRKVVRGDRALHPDDVARAAYTARLDAATDRSNR; translated from the coding sequence ATGACCCGACCCGCCCGCATCGACCTCGACGGCGCCCACGTCGTCATCACGGGCGGCGCCCGCGGCATCGGCCGCGCCACCGCGGAGGCCTTCCTGGCGCGCGGCGCCAGGGTGTCCGTCGGCGACCTCGACCTCGCCGCCGCCACCCGGACCGCCGAGGAGACCGGTGCCAGCGCCCACCAGGTCGACGTGGCCGACGCGGCGTCGTACGACGCCTTCGTCGACGCCGCCGAGGCGGAGCACGGTCCCGTGGACGTCCTGGTCAACAACGCCGGCGTGATGCCGAGCGGCGCCTTCCTGGAGCAGACGCCGGCCACGGACCGGCTGACCATGGAGGTCAACGTGCAGGGCGTGCTCAACGGCATGCGCCGGGTGCTGCCGGGGATGGTCGAGCGCCGCCGCGGGCACGTCGTCAACATCGCCTCGCTGGCCGGGAAGTTCCCGGTCCCCGGTCTGGCGGTCTACAACGCCAGCAAGTTCGCGGTGGTCGGGCTGACCGCCGCGACGCGCCTGGAGATGGCGCCCCACGGCGTCACCCTGACCGCGATCCTGCCCTCGGCCGTCGACACCGACCTCGCCTCCGGCTTCGACATGAAGCCGATCCCGAAGGTGAAGCCCGGCGACATCGCCGACGCCGTCGTCGACTCGGTGCGCAACCGCGCCGCCGAGATCGCCGTCCCCCGCTACGTCGGCGCGCTGGCCGCCGGCACCCACCTCGTCCCGGTCCCCGTCATGGACCGGGTCCGCAAGGTCGTCCGCGGCGACCGCGCCCTCCACCCCGACGACGTCGCGCGAGCGGCGTACACCGCCAGGCTCGACGCCGCCACCGATCGGAGCAACCGATGA
- a CDS encoding HNH endonuclease signature motif containing protein, translated as MSADAVLSFVEQRHAARLDAERDILEAAYQWAVLHSPDALPASDRRGRERAKPAGAVGTPRITEYAAAAFGARIQTSPYGAKRLIADAVDLVHRLPKLWAGVQAGKVRSTHARHVADATRELSAEEAAWVDGEVVEIADGRLAWSRFEAIVEGKVAAASPELARAKEEAAAKDNYVRVSRINKHGKATLTFHADAALIFGSNAGVTAVAKALEEQMPDATKNERRVAALALLTNPQAHVDLTVGPVKPKVEIVLHCTPDSAIARMEGHGPLTVEYVRHLVDHYASGVKVQPVIDLNQGAAVDAYEIPAKLREAVHLIHPGDTFPFAANLSRKVDLDHQVPYSEGGTTSTDNLGPLTRTHHRIKTHAGWDVRQPFPGIVIWRDPHGAHYLVDQTGTRKVTAA; from the coding sequence ATGTCCGCCGACGCAGTGCTGTCGTTCGTCGAGCAGCGGCATGCTGCCCGGCTCGATGCCGAGCGCGACATCCTGGAAGCCGCCTACCAGTGGGCGGTCCTGCACTCACCCGACGCCCTGCCGGCGTCGGACCGTCGCGGACGTGAGCGGGCGAAGCCTGCTGGTGCGGTGGGTACGCCGCGGATCACGGAGTACGCCGCGGCGGCCTTCGGCGCCCGCATCCAGACGTCACCGTACGGCGCGAAGAGGCTCATTGCGGACGCGGTCGACCTCGTCCACCGCCTCCCCAAGCTCTGGGCCGGCGTCCAAGCCGGGAAAGTGCGGTCCACGCATGCGCGTCATGTCGCCGACGCGACACGTGAACTGTCGGCCGAGGAGGCCGCCTGGGTGGACGGGGAGGTCGTCGAGATCGCCGACGGCCGGCTCGCCTGGTCGCGGTTCGAAGCCATCGTGGAGGGCAAGGTCGCCGCCGCCTCCCCCGAGCTCGCCCGAGCCAAGGAAGAAGCCGCCGCCAAGGACAACTACGTCCGGGTCTCGCGGATCAACAAGCACGGCAAGGCCACCCTCACCTTTCACGCCGACGCGGCCCTCATCTTCGGTTCCAACGCAGGTGTCACGGCCGTGGCCAAGGCGCTGGAGGAGCAGATGCCCGACGCCACCAAGAACGAGCGCCGCGTCGCGGCCCTTGCCCTCCTGACCAATCCTCAGGCCCACGTCGACCTCACGGTGGGTCCGGTGAAGCCGAAGGTCGAGATCGTCCTGCACTGCACCCCCGACTCCGCGATCGCCCGGATGGAAGGCCACGGACCGCTCACGGTCGAGTACGTCCGCCACCTCGTCGACCATTACGCCAGCGGCGTGAAGGTCCAACCGGTCATCGACCTCAACCAGGGAGCCGCGGTCGACGCCTATGAGATCCCGGCCAAGCTGCGTGAGGCCGTGCACCTCATTCACCCCGGCGACACCTTCCCGTTCGCGGCGAACCTCTCCCGCAAGGTCGATCTGGACCACCAGGTCCCGTATTCCGAAGGTGGCACCACGTCAACTGACAACCTGGGGCCGTTGACGAGGACCCATCACCGCATCAAGACACACGCCGGCTGGGACGTACGACAACCCTTCCCCGGGATCGTCATCTGGCGAGACCCACACGGGGCCCACTACCTGGTCGACCAGACCGGAACACGCAAAGTCACCGCCGCCTGA
- a CDS encoding helix-turn-helix transcriptional regulator, which translates to MATGVVQEAPYDGSRLLRALADFRAVGRSDVAFGGPVVAGGTALDITGLHGTNTRSLQGLRVRSSYGLGGKALMIGRPVSVTNYYDARGITHQYDGPVRAEQLETVTALPIVVDRIPRMVVYLAHRTQVVLGDVWYDAFLPLVRKVEREIAVDDEVRRRLLALGRVGAVPSLPTTTSTPPAVQLTRADLRDISDELADLAALIDDEGLRSRLEEVRHRVELGRSPEPAAPRTPVPTGLAAREIDVLAQVALGQSNRQVAESLGLVESTVKSYLKNAMRKLHATNRVHAVRLAREAGVID; encoded by the coding sequence ATGGCAACCGGAGTGGTCCAGGAGGCGCCGTACGACGGCAGCCGGCTCCTGCGCGCGCTCGCCGACTTCCGCGCGGTCGGCCGCAGCGACGTCGCGTTCGGCGGGCCGGTCGTCGCCGGGGGCACGGCCCTCGACATCACCGGCCTCCACGGCACGAACACCCGCTCCCTGCAGGGCCTGCGGGTGCGCAGCAGCTACGGCCTCGGCGGCAAGGCACTGATGATCGGTCGCCCGGTCTCGGTCACCAACTACTACGACGCCCGCGGCATCACCCACCAGTACGACGGCCCGGTGCGCGCCGAGCAGCTGGAGACGGTGACCGCGCTGCCCATCGTCGTCGACCGGATCCCGCGGATGGTCGTCTACCTCGCCCACCGCACCCAGGTCGTCCTCGGCGACGTCTGGTACGACGCCTTCCTCCCCCTCGTGCGCAAGGTCGAGCGCGAGATCGCGGTCGACGACGAGGTGCGACGCCGCCTGCTGGCCCTGGGCCGCGTGGGAGCGGTGCCGTCGCTGCCGACCACCACGTCCACGCCGCCGGCGGTGCAGCTGACCCGCGCCGACCTCCGCGACATCTCCGACGAGCTCGCCGACCTCGCTGCGCTGATCGACGACGAGGGCCTCCGCTCCCGGCTCGAGGAGGTGCGCCACCGCGTCGAGCTGGGCCGCTCCCCCGAGCCGGCAGCACCCCGCACGCCGGTGCCGACCGGTCTCGCCGCACGCGAGATCGACGTCCTCGCGCAGGTGGCGCTGGGACAGAGCAACCGCCAGGTCGCCGAGTCCCTCGGGCTCGTGGAGAGCACCGTGAAGTCCTACCTGAAGAACGCCATGCGCAAGCTGCACGCGACCAACCGCGTGCACGCCGTACGGCTGGCCCGCGAGGCCGGCGTCATCGACTAG
- a CDS encoding MetQ/NlpA family ABC transporter substrate-binding protein: MSTTQQPGKRAADEERDLIDLGGSRRKWLWPAVGAVVVLALALVLVLKFTGDDDKTVAGSHFGNDFQIAYQASSASEKAFLDYLNKEIAPDYGVTIEGVGIEDGNQLDQATADGKYIANIYQHKHWLKQVTDSTGMELTALGEVFQWSYSVYSTKHASLDDLPKGATIALLNDPANTAQALWILERAGKLTFKDGVDPWAATEQDIADNIGGYKFTYMEYGAGPRTLDSVDAVIDYNMSFVDAGTPEKYRIFEPDAPKEFAGQLVVGTAYLDDPQVEKLKKVFFDERVQPYLAENDDPNLSGQLAPVSAE, encoded by the coding sequence ATGTCCACCACCCAGCAGCCCGGCAAGCGAGCCGCGGACGAGGAGAGGGACCTCATCGACCTCGGCGGCTCGCGCCGCAAGTGGCTCTGGCCCGCCGTCGGTGCCGTGGTCGTCCTCGCGCTCGCCCTGGTCCTCGTCCTCAAGTTCACCGGCGACGACGACAAGACCGTCGCCGGCAGCCACTTCGGCAACGACTTCCAGATCGCCTACCAGGCCAGCAGCGCCTCCGAGAAGGCGTTCCTCGACTACCTCAACAAGGAGATCGCGCCGGACTACGGCGTGACCATCGAGGGCGTCGGCATCGAGGACGGCAACCAGCTCGACCAGGCGACCGCCGACGGCAAGTACATCGCCAACATCTACCAGCACAAGCACTGGCTGAAGCAGGTCACCGACTCCACGGGCATGGAGCTCACCGCGCTGGGCGAGGTCTTCCAGTGGTCGTACTCGGTCTACTCGACCAAGCACGCCTCGCTCGACGACCTGCCGAAGGGCGCCACGATCGCCCTCCTCAACGACCCCGCGAACACCGCGCAGGCGCTGTGGATCCTCGAGCGCGCCGGCAAGCTCACCTTCAAGGACGGCGTCGACCCGTGGGCCGCCACCGAGCAGGACATCGCCGACAACATCGGCGGCTACAAGTTCACCTACATGGAGTACGGCGCCGGTCCCCGCACCCTCGACTCCGTCGACGCCGTCATCGACTACAACATGTCCTTCGTCGACGCCGGCACCCCCGAGAAGTACCGGATCTTCGAGCCCGACGCCCCCAAGGAGTTCGCCGGCCAGCTCGTCGTCGGCACCGCCTACCTCGACGACCCCCAGGTCGAGAAGCTCAAGAAGGTCTTCTTCGACGAGCGCGTCCAGCCCTACCTCGCGGAGAACGACGACCCGAACCTCTCGGGCCAGCTCGCTCCGGTCTCGGCGGAGTGA
- a CDS encoding methionine ABC transporter ATP-binding protein produces MIEITALTKSYGTTTVLDGIDLVVEEGQIAAVVGPSGAGKSTLARCINLLERPTSGAIAVNGQDLTRLSRRDLREARRQIGTVFQSANLLRRLTAAQNVALPMRHAGLPEQEVRRRVGDLLERVGMVHRANHYPSQLSGGQRQRIGIARGLALQPAVLLSDEATSGLDPESTRAILDLLTELRDDLGVTILVITHEMDVVRSIADLVAQLDHGRIVEQGTVADVVRRSDSALSRALLPMPPVPADDDLRAWSVRYEAAAVSPVWLAQAGRELDTDIAVLAALVEAAGDSRVGRLTLGLDPRLDDRRVVEVLGRHGVVAEPVEGAVLRAVPAGSGVGAA; encoded by the coding sequence ATGATCGAGATCACCGCGCTCACGAAGTCCTACGGGACGACCACCGTCCTCGACGGGATCGACCTCGTCGTCGAGGAGGGGCAGATCGCCGCCGTGGTCGGCCCGAGCGGGGCCGGCAAGAGCACGCTGGCGCGCTGCATCAACCTCCTCGAGCGGCCGACCAGCGGCGCGATCGCCGTCAACGGGCAGGACCTCACCCGGCTCTCGCGCCGCGACCTGCGCGAGGCGCGCCGCCAGATCGGCACGGTCTTCCAGTCCGCCAACCTCCTGCGCCGGCTCACCGCCGCGCAGAACGTCGCGCTGCCGATGCGGCACGCCGGCCTGCCCGAGCAGGAGGTACGACGCCGGGTCGGTGACCTGCTCGAGCGCGTGGGCATGGTCCACCGCGCCAACCACTACCCGTCCCAGTTGTCCGGCGGGCAGCGCCAGCGGATCGGCATCGCGCGCGGCCTCGCCCTGCAGCCGGCCGTGCTCCTGTCCGACGAGGCCACCTCCGGCCTCGACCCCGAGAGCACCCGCGCGATCCTCGACCTGCTCACCGAGCTGCGCGACGACCTCGGCGTCACGATCCTCGTGATCACCCACGAGATGGACGTCGTGCGCTCGATCGCCGACCTGGTGGCCCAGCTGGACCACGGCAGGATCGTCGAGCAGGGCACCGTCGCCGACGTCGTACGACGATCGGACTCGGCGCTCTCGCGGGCACTCCTGCCGATGCCGCCGGTCCCGGCCGACGACGACCTTCGGGCGTGGAGCGTGCGCTACGAGGCTGCTGCCGTCTCGCCGGTCTGGCTGGCCCAGGCGGGACGCGAGCTCGACACCGACATCGCGGTGCTCGCCGCGCTCGTGGAGGCGGCGGGCGACAGTCGGGTCGGCCGGCTGACCCTCGGGCTGGACCCGCGGCTCGACGACCGGCGCGTGGTCGAGGTCCTCGGCCGCCACGGCGTCGTCGCCGAGCCCGTCGAGGGCGCCGTCCTGCGTGCCGTCCCGGCCGGCTCGGGAGTGGGTGCCGCATGA